In the Rhodobacteraceae bacterium M382 genome, one interval contains:
- a CDS encoding GlxA family transcriptional regulator has product MQNATDNRTDKTVKILVLVTPSFNMAATVGFLDPFRAANYLDGRSHFQWQLVSPTGGACLASNGMSMDTVALSMVQETRYDIVIVSSSWAPETHKSAPLNAALWRWARQGSTIGAIDTGAFILAEAGLLKHRRATVHYEHIDAMIELFPDVGTSEELFVFDGNRITCCGGGAVVDFALHIIRGTHGDELANAAARYLFHQTVRPVGALQNPGLAEPIGQLAPGVVKRAIAVMEQNLEAPLSIPEICAAVGISQRQLNRQFTTYVKKTPMLYYRDIRLDRARGLVTQTEIPLAEVAVASGFSSQVHFSRAYRQRFGLAPRSDRVEGRVPFEFRAWPMHRKTD; this is encoded by the coding sequence ATGCAAAACGCGACTGACAATCGAACTGACAAAACCGTCAAGATTCTGGTTCTCGTGACGCCCAGCTTTAACATGGCTGCAACCGTTGGATTCCTGGACCCGTTCCGAGCCGCCAATTATTTGGACGGACGGTCCCATTTTCAATGGCAGCTCGTCTCGCCAACCGGGGGCGCATGTCTGGCCAGCAACGGTATGAGCATGGATACCGTGGCGCTGTCCATGGTACAGGAGACGCGTTACGATATTGTCATCGTGTCAAGCAGCTGGGCACCAGAGACGCATAAATCGGCTCCGTTGAATGCGGCGCTTTGGCGATGGGCTCGCCAGGGCAGCACCATCGGGGCGATTGACACCGGAGCCTTTATCCTGGCCGAGGCGGGATTGCTGAAACACCGTCGTGCGACGGTGCATTACGAACATATCGATGCGATGATTGAACTGTTTCCCGATGTGGGAACCAGCGAAGAACTGTTTGTGTTCGACGGCAACAGGATCACCTGCTGCGGCGGGGGGGCTGTGGTGGATTTTGCCCTGCACATCATACGGGGCACCCATGGCGACGAGCTGGCCAATGCGGCAGCACGTTACCTGTTTCACCAGACTGTCCGCCCGGTCGGAGCGTTACAGAATCCGGGGTTGGCCGAACCGATAGGACAGCTGGCACCTGGCGTTGTGAAACGTGCCATTGCAGTCATGGAACAGAACCTGGAAGCCCCGCTTAGCATTCCGGAAATCTGTGCCGCCGTCGGGATTTCACAGCGCCAGCTGAATCGGCAATTCACCACCTACGTCAAAAAAACGCCAATGCTGTATTACAGGGACATCCGGCTTGATCGCGCACGTGGGCTGGTGACCCAAACCGAAATTCCGCTTGCCGAAGTGGCGGTCGCGTCGGGGTTTTCCAGCCAGGTACATTTCAGCCGAGCCTATCGTCAGCGGTTTGGGCTGGCCCCGCGCTCTGATCGAGTCGAAGGGCGGGTTCCATTTGAATTTCGGGCCTGGCCGATGCATCGAAAGACAGATTAG
- a CDS encoding ring-hydroxylating oxygenase subunit alpha, which yields MTELPSTQQFAEISRGYDENASRSFSLRAQAYTDPAWYQVDLREIIAKTWQWVCHFEKVRVPGSYTTIEIAGQPIAVVRGRDGALRAFYNVCKHRAHELLSGEGETTRIMCPYHAWVYKLDGQLVRAPHTENLEGFDAGEICLDEVKVEEFCGFVYVNLDQNARSLSDMSGDLETEIRHWAPDIDGLTFAHRLTYDIKSNWKNVVDNFLECYHCPTAHKDFCDLVDMDTYKVTTHGIYSSHMADAGNTPNSAYDVSNATVKTHAVWWLWPNTCIMRYPGRSSMIILNIIPAGPDRTLETYDFFLEDKTPNEAELDSIRYLDEVLQVEDINIVESVQKGMNTPAFDRGRIVNDPGGSGMSEHAVHHFHGLVLDAYKRAAG from the coding sequence ATGACGGAGCTGCCCAGCACCCAGCAATTCGCAGAGATTTCCCGCGGCTATGATGAAAATGCGTCTCGATCATTTTCTCTGCGTGCACAGGCCTATACCGATCCGGCCTGGTATCAGGTGGACCTGCGTGAAATCATCGCCAAAACATGGCAATGGGTGTGCCACTTCGAAAAGGTTCGCGTCCCTGGTAGCTACACCACCATCGAAATTGCCGGCCAGCCGATTGCCGTGGTTCGTGGACGTGATGGGGCATTGAGAGCGTTTTACAACGTCTGCAAACACCGGGCCCACGAACTCTTGTCTGGCGAAGGGGAAACAACCCGGATCATGTGCCCGTATCATGCCTGGGTTTACAAACTGGACGGCCAATTGGTGCGTGCGCCCCATACCGAAAACCTGGAGGGGTTCGACGCCGGTGAGATCTGCCTGGATGAGGTCAAGGTCGAGGAATTCTGTGGGTTTGTTTATGTGAACCTCGATCAGAATGCTCGGTCCCTTTCGGACATGTCAGGTGATCTTGAAACTGAAATTCGCCATTGGGCACCAGACATTGATGGCCTGACATTTGCGCATCGATTGACCTATGACATCAAATCCAACTGGAAGAATGTCGTCGATAACTTTCTGGAATGTTATCACTGCCCCACAGCGCACAAGGATTTCTGTGACCTGGTCGATATGGACACCTACAAGGTGACAACCCATGGGATTTATTCCAGTCACATGGCAGATGCGGGCAATACACCCAACAGCGCCTATGACGTTTCCAATGCCACAGTGAAAACACACGCCGTTTGGTGGCTTTGGCCGAATACGTGCATCATGCGATATCCGGGGCGGTCTTCGATGATTATCCTGAATATCATTCCGGCAGGCCCCGACCGGACGCTGGAGACATATGATTTCTTTCTTGAGGACAAAACTCCGAACGAGGCCGAGCTGGATTCGATCCGGTATCTGGATGAGGTTTTGCAGGTCGAAGACATCAACATCGTTGAAAGCGTGCAAAAGGGCATGAACACACCTGCGTTCGACAGAGGCCGCATTGTCAACGATCCTGGCGGGTCCGGTATGTCGGAACATGCGGTGCATCATTTCCACGGTCTGGTTCTAGATGCCTATAAACGGGCCGCTGGATGA
- the betC gene encoding choline-sulfatase produces MAQPANIVIIMADQLAPHYCGAYGHKVAKTPHIDALAAGGMRFDAAYCNSPLCAPSRFALMSGQLISRIAAYDNASEFPASVPTFAHYLGALGYHTCLSGKMHFVGPDQKHGFQDRVTTDIYPADFAWTPDWEAPDERIDKWYHNMQTVKESGVAVATFQTDYDDEVGFTARRWLIDRGRDRAQGQSAPFALVASFIHPHDPYVAKPEFWDLYSDDDIELPEFVLSAKAQDPFSRRVMDGIEASTVALTDEEVRRARRAYLANVSYFDSKVGEIVRTLEDIGELDNTIVMVTADHGDMLGERGLWYKMNFFEHSARIPLIMAGPNVEQGAALNACSLVDILPTVIEIAGGNDAILGEPVDGRSLMPLARGEVDPCDEAIGEYCAEMTPAPVFMIRRGTLKYIHCDIDPPQLYDLANDPLEKVNVVADAAYATQAEVFSAEVKDRWNGDALRRDIMATQKSRRALHAAMEAGAGEAWDYNPPSDASQQYVRNHMDWTVAANRYRFPPLNTRSNDTTTVHQNEGQKHET; encoded by the coding sequence ATGGCACAGCCGGCCAATATCGTTATCATAATGGCAGACCAACTGGCACCGCACTATTGCGGTGCCTATGGGCACAAGGTCGCCAAAACCCCGCATATTGATGCATTGGCTGCGGGTGGAATGCGCTTTGACGCGGCCTATTGCAACAGTCCGCTGTGTGCGCCGTCCCGTTTTGCTCTCATGTCAGGACAGTTGATCAGCCGCATTGCCGCCTATGACAACGCAAGCGAGTTCCCCGCATCGGTGCCCACTTTTGCTCACTATCTTGGAGCGTTGGGCTATCACACGTGCCTGTCGGGCAAAATGCATTTTGTCGGCCCAGACCAGAAACACGGCTTTCAGGATCGGGTAACCACCGATATTTACCCGGCTGATTTTGCCTGGACGCCAGATTGGGAGGCCCCCGACGAACGCATCGACAAATGGTACCACAACATGCAAACCGTCAAGGAAAGTGGCGTGGCGGTCGCTACGTTTCAAACCGATTATGATGACGAAGTCGGCTTTACCGCGCGGCGGTGGCTGATTGATAGGGGGCGGGATCGAGCACAGGGACAGAGCGCCCCGTTTGCCTTGGTGGCCAGTTTTATTCACCCGCATGACCCCTATGTGGCCAAACCCGAGTTCTGGGATCTCTATTCGGACGACGACATCGAATTGCCTGAATTCGTACTGTCTGCCAAAGCGCAGGATCCGTTTTCGCGTCGTGTGATGGACGGGATCGAGGCCAGCACGGTTGCGTTAACAGACGAAGAAGTGCGCCGTGCACGCCGGGCCTACCTGGCCAATGTCAGTTACTTCGACAGCAAAGTTGGCGAAATTGTCAGAACGCTCGAAGATATCGGAGAGCTGGACAATACCATTGTCATGGTCACTGCTGATCACGGTGACATGTTGGGCGAGCGCGGATTGTGGTACAAGATGAACTTCTTTGAACATTCGGCGCGAATTCCCCTGATCATGGCTGGACCGAATGTGGAGCAGGGGGCGGCGCTCAATGCGTGTTCGCTTGTCGATATTCTGCCAACAGTCATCGAAATCGCCGGGGGCAATGATGCGATCTTGGGTGAGCCGGTGGATGGGCGCAGCCTGATGCCGCTGGCACGGGGTGAGGTGGATCCGTGTGACGAAGCCATAGGTGAGTATTGTGCCGAAATGACTCCCGCCCCGGTGTTCATGATCCGGCGTGGGACGCTAAAATATATCCATTGCGATATTGACCCGCCACAGCTGTATGATCTTGCAAATGACCCTCTGGAAAAGGTCAATGTGGTGGCCGACGCTGCGTATGCCACCCAGGCGGAAGTGTTTTCAGCCGAGGTCAAGGATCGCTGGAACGGTGATGCATTACGGCGTGATATCATGGCCACTCAGAAGTCCCGCCGCGCGTTGCACGCGGCGATGGAAGCCGGGGCTGGCGAGGCCTGGGACTATAACCCGCCCAGCGACGCCAGCCAGCAATATGTCCGAAATCACATGGATTGGACTGTGGCGGCAAACCGCTATCGGTTCCCCCCTTTGAATACGCGCTCAAACGACACAACGACAGTGCATCAAAATGAAGGCCAAAAACATGAAACTTGA